AGGGCCAGCCCCTCTCCCTTCTCCAGGCCCTGCAGCCGTTTGACCAGCGCCTCCGCGTCCTCGACCTGTCCCCTGACGCCCAAAATGACGACCTTGGCCATGCTGGGTAGGAATCAGTGCGGGGTCATATGTTATTTTCGGCCTGGAGTAGCCTTTTGCGAAGGGGGCGGGAGGCCGCTGCGCCGCTCCGATGGATAAGTCAGAAACATTTATCAACGGGCGGGGCGTTGGCGCGACCGGCTAATCCAGCAAGGCTTGCGGAAGGATTCAAATGGCAGCGGACAAGGCGGTGGTGATCTCCCCGGCGACCCTATCCAACCTGGGCTCGGGGTTCGATGTGTTCGGTCTCGCTCTGAGGGAGCCGTTCGACGTCATCGAGGCGAGGCGCATCCCCGAGCGCGAGGTCATCATCGAGAGGATCGATGGAAGGAACGCCTCCACCATCACCACCGACCCGATGCACAACTCCGCGGGCATCGCCGCGCGGGCCGTACTGGACAGGTCGAAGGCCGATTTCGGGGTCACGTTGACGATCAAGAAAGGCATCCGCCCCTGCTCCGGCATCGGATCGTCCGGCGCCTCCGCGGCGGGCGGGGCCTGCGCGGCCAACGCCCTCCTCGAGGTTCCGCTGAGCCCGGAGGAGGCGGTGTACTGCGCTGCCAGGGCGGAAGGCCACCTGTCCGGAAGCTACCATGCTGACAACGTGGGGCCGGCAGTGATGGGCGGGTTCACCATCATCAAGTCGTACGAGCCGTTCGAGATCCTGAGGATGGAGCCGCCCAAGGACCTCGGGGTGGTGGTCACCATGCCTGACTTCCTCGTCAGCACCGGCGAGGCCCGAAAGGTATTGCCGAAGCAGGTGGACCTCAAGAACATGGTGTACGAGGTCGGGAACGCCTCGGCCCTGGTGCTGGGAATGTGCCGCGGGGACATAGATCTCATAGGACGCAGCATGAGGGACGTGGTGATCGAGCCGGCCCGCGCTCCGCTCAACCCCCGCCTGAGGGAGGCGGAGGCCGCGGCCACCAAGGCCGGCGCCGCGGGGGCTTTCCTGGGCGGTTCAGGGCCATGCGTCATCGCGGTGTACGACATGGCGAAGAACGACGGCAAAGGCATAGCCGAGGCCGTCCGTGACATTTACGTTAACGATGGCATCAAGTGCGACACCTGGGTGACCACCTGGGGCCAGGGATGCAGGAGGGAGTGAGATGCACACTGTGAAGTGCTTTGAGTGCGGAGCGGACGTCGAGGACGAGTTCGCGGACGCCTGTCCCCGCTGCGGCGGGATATTGACGATCGAGATGGACCTGGACGCGGCTTCCGGCATGAGGCCCGCGGACCTCCGGAAGAAGCCCATCGGGGTGTGGAGGTACGCGCCGTTCCTGCCGGTGGACGAGAGGAACGCCATCTCCCTGCTGGAGGGCGGCACGCCCCTCTATCACTGCAAGGCCCTGGGCAAGAAGGCCGGGGTCAAAAGCCTGCACGTCAAGTATGAAGGCGCCAACCCCACCGGCTCCTTTAAGGACCGCGGCATGACCGTGGGGGTGTCCCGCGCCCTGGAGCTGGGGTGCAAGACCGTCGGGTGCGCCTCCACCGGCAACACCTCCGCCTCGCTGGCCGCCTACGCGGCCAAGGGCGACCTGAAGTGCGTGGTCCTGCTCCCCAACGGCAAGGTGGCCGCGGGGAAGCTGGCCCAGGCCATGTTCTACGGGGCCAAGGTGGTGATGGTGGACGGCAACTTCGATGACGCGCTGAACGTGGTGAAGACGCTCTCCCGGGAGGGTGAGCTGTACCTGCTCAACAGCATCAACCCCTACCGCCCGGAGGGGCAGAAGACCGTGGCCTTCGAGATCGTGGACCAGCTGGACTTCGACGTTCCGGACCGCGTCATACTGCCGGTCGGCAACGCCGCCAACATCTGGGCGGTGTACAAGGCCTTCAAGGAGTGGAAGGCCCTGGGCTGGGTGGACAAGGTGCCCAAGCTCACCGGGATACAGGCGGCCGGCTCCGCGCCCATCGTCAGGGCGTTCCAGGCCGGGAAGAGGGACTTCGTCCCCGAGGAGCACCCGGAGACGGTGGCCACTGCCATACGCATCGGCAACCCCGCCAGCGGGAAGAAGGCCCTTCAGGCCATCTACGATACCAATGGCTATGCTGAGAGCGTCACTGACGAGGAGATCGTGGCGGCGCAGAAGCTGCTGGGGAGGACCGAGGGCGTGGGCGTCGAACCGGCGTCCGCGGCGTCGGTGGCAGGGCTGCTCAAGCTCGTTGACACGGGCGTGATCTCCAAGGATGAGCGGGTGGTGTGCATCTGCACCGGCAACGTGCTCAAGGACCCTGACACGGTCATGAGGTCGTGCGAGGAGATCCTGAAGGCCAAGCCGACCGCCGAGGATGTGAAGAGGGTCATCGCCAAGTGATCCTGGCCGTGGCGCCTCGCCGACCCGGCTCAGGTCGTTCCCTGCGGGCGTATCTCAAGCTCGGTGCCCTTCAGCGCCAGCAGGGCCAAGTTTTCCCCGATCAGGGGGAAGCGGGCGAACAACAAGGTATCCACCGGGCCCCACAGCGCGACCCATCCCACGATGAAGGCACCCTCGCTGATGACCGTGCTCATCCACGTGGGGACCTCTGATACGGCCTCGCTTCCCAGCAGGACCCCCAGGAGTATGCATGCGCTCAGGAACACCAGTGAATAGGGGATCTGACGGAGCCCGTTGCGGCGCAGGGCGGCCATGCGGAAGCGGTTGTCCATGATCGCGGTGTCGGCGTACCTCTCCACAGCCGCCTGACACCTTTCAGCCAATCCTGGAGTGATCTTGTCAGGGGGCATCAACAGTACCAGCCGATGCCTTTTCTTGAGGAGCCTCTTCTCGTGTTGATAATGGTCGAGGACCCTCTCCAGCACGGACTGGCCCATGTAGACATGGGGCTGGTCCGAGAGGATGTCCCGAGGAGCGGCGGTCAGCAGTTGGGCAATGTCATCGATTCTCACAGTGAAGGTCTCTACGTCCCCCTCCACCCTCGGCCCGTACTCTCCCTTCATCGTCCCTGGATTCCTATATGATATGAAAATATGTGCTGTTCACTCCCCACGCACTCCTTCTGGGGATAGTGCTCAGAAGTCCAGCAGGCTCCTCTGCCCGCGGTCCTTGTGCTCTTCCTTTTTCATCTCTTCCTTGGCTTCCTTGACCGCCTCGGCCTGCTCGGCGCTCTTCTCGGGAAGCTTGGCCATCTTGGGGGCGCCGACCTGGTCCTTCAGCGCCTTGGCGAGATGGTCGCCGATCTTGGGCATGCGGGCCAGCTTGATGATGTCCACGTTCCTGATGTCCTCGGCGTTCCTGACGCCGTGGTTGTACATGGAGCGCGCGCGAGCCCTGCCGACCCCCTTCAGGCGGACCAG
This sequence is a window from Methanomassiliicoccus luminyensis B10. Protein-coding genes within it:
- a CDS encoding homoserine kinase translates to MAADKAVVISPATLSNLGSGFDVFGLALREPFDVIEARRIPEREVIIERIDGRNASTITTDPMHNSAGIAARAVLDRSKADFGVTLTIKKGIRPCSGIGSSGASAAGGACAANALLEVPLSPEEAVYCAARAEGHLSGSYHADNVGPAVMGGFTIIKSYEPFEILRMEPPKDLGVVVTMPDFLVSTGEARKVLPKQVDLKNMVYEVGNASALVLGMCRGDIDLIGRSMRDVVIEPARAPLNPRLREAEAAATKAGAAGAFLGGSGPCVIAVYDMAKNDGKGIAEAVRDIYVNDGIKCDTWVTTWGQGCRRE
- the thrC gene encoding threonine synthase, which gives rise to MHTVKCFECGADVEDEFADACPRCGGILTIEMDLDAASGMRPADLRKKPIGVWRYAPFLPVDERNAISLLEGGTPLYHCKALGKKAGVKSLHVKYEGANPTGSFKDRGMTVGVSRALELGCKTVGCASTGNTSASLAAYAAKGDLKCVVLLPNGKVAAGKLAQAMFYGAKVVMVDGNFDDALNVVKTLSREGELYLLNSINPYRPEGQKTVAFEIVDQLDFDVPDRVILPVGNAANIWAVYKAFKEWKALGWVDKVPKLTGIQAAGSAPIVRAFQAGKRDFVPEEHPETVATAIRIGNPASGKKALQAIYDTNGYAESVTDEEIVAAQKLLGRTEGVGVEPASAASVAGLLKLVDTGVISKDERVVCICTGNVLKDPDTVMRSCEEILKAKPTAEDVKRVIAK